One Cellulomonas taurus genomic region harbors:
- the rsmA gene encoding 16S rRNA (adenine(1518)-N(6)/adenine(1519)-N(6))-dimethyltransferase RsmA, with product MSESNGPVAAAAGPLLGPAEIRELAERAGVRPTKTLGQNFVLDGGTVRKIVRGADIVAGERVVEVGPGLGSLTLGLLEAGADLVAVEIDPVLAGLLPDTVRRHVPGATVTTVDLPATEAEPATLTLVRGDALDVRALPGRPPTALVANLPYNVSVPVLLGFLEHFPSLERVLVMVQAEVADRLAAPPGSRTYGVPSAKTAWYAEARRTVTVGRSVFWPVPNVDSALVRLDRRTPPTTTATREQVFAVVDAAFAQRRKMLRAALAPLAGDTATATAAIEAAGVDPQARGEALDITAFARVAEQLPAEALVHRGPAPTRRRR from the coding sequence ATGAGCGAGAGCAACGGCCCCGTCGCAGCAGCGGCGGGGCCGTTGCTCGGTCCGGCGGAGATCCGCGAGCTGGCCGAGCGCGCCGGGGTGCGACCGACCAAGACCCTGGGGCAGAACTTCGTGCTGGACGGCGGCACCGTGCGCAAGATCGTGCGCGGCGCCGACATCGTGGCCGGGGAGCGGGTCGTCGAGGTCGGCCCCGGACTCGGGTCGCTGACGCTCGGCCTGCTGGAGGCCGGTGCCGATCTGGTCGCGGTGGAGATCGACCCGGTGCTCGCCGGGCTGCTGCCGGACACCGTGCGTCGACACGTCCCGGGCGCGACGGTGACCACCGTGGACCTGCCCGCCACCGAGGCCGAGCCCGCCACCCTCACCCTGGTGCGCGGGGACGCGCTGGACGTGCGCGCCCTGCCCGGGCGACCGCCCACCGCGCTGGTCGCCAACCTGCCGTACAACGTGTCGGTGCCGGTGCTGCTCGGCTTCCTGGAGCACTTCCCCAGCCTGGAACGGGTGCTGGTGATGGTCCAGGCCGAGGTCGCCGACCGCCTCGCCGCACCCCCCGGCAGCCGGACCTACGGTGTCCCCTCCGCCAAGACCGCCTGGTACGCCGAGGCTCGCCGCACGGTCACCGTCGGTCGCAGCGTGTTCTGGCCGGTCCCGAACGTCGACTCCGCACTGGTCCGCCTGGACCGTCGCACCCCGCCGACCACCACCGCCACCCGCGAGCAGGTCTTCGCCGTGGTGGACGCCGCGTTCGCCCAGCGGCGCAAGATGCTGCGCGCCGCGCTGGCACCGCTCGCCGGTGACACCGCCACCGCCACCGCGGCGATCGAGGCCGCCGGAGTGGATCCGCAGGCGCGCGGCGAGGCCCTGGACATCACCGCCTTCGCCCGGGTCGCCGAGCAGCTGCCCGCCGAGGCCCTGGTGCACCGCGGCCCGGCTCCGACCCGACGGCGGCGCTGA
- a CDS encoding resuscitation-promoting factor, with amino-acid sequence MGARLSAATTSLRDRIVRNTSEPDPQNPEQTRPRRHRGRVIAAATAVVVLASGGVAVADAHKTVTLDVDGVSTTVSTFSGSVDGLLAEQGLELGARDTVTPGGALQDGVAIEVRHAHQIVINADGAEQQVWTTALTADEALTMLASRGGDVRLVANRSNSGRPDLSLDLTLNGPAEVQVDGQTQTVDDGSTTVAEALDHLGVVLQPLDRVSVTRAANDTVTVVVNRVVVQDVTTTSEVPFGATEQEDPSLYQGTNKVTTAGVPGVRTLVERVTTVDGQETARESLSDEVTQAPVDQVTNVGTKVRPAPKPKAAAPAASSAGTPAVGGGDAAGLNWGALAACESGGNASIVSANGKYHGLYQFSVSTWQSVGGAGLPSQASADEQTARAQALYNRSGAGQWPVCGSRLFG; translated from the coding sequence ATGGGTGCGCGCCTCAGTGCCGCCACCACCTCCCTCCGCGACCGGATCGTCCGCAACACCAGCGAGCCGGACCCCCAGAACCCCGAGCAGACCCGCCCGCGCCGCCACCGCGGCCGCGTGATCGCCGCCGCCACTGCCGTGGTCGTGCTGGCATCCGGCGGCGTCGCCGTGGCGGACGCGCACAAGACCGTGACCCTGGACGTCGACGGGGTGTCCACCACCGTGTCGACCTTCTCCGGCAGCGTCGACGGCCTCCTCGCCGAGCAGGGCCTCGAGCTCGGTGCCCGGGACACCGTGACCCCCGGCGGGGCGCTGCAGGACGGCGTCGCCATCGAGGTGCGGCACGCCCACCAGATCGTGATCAACGCCGACGGCGCCGAGCAGCAGGTGTGGACCACCGCGCTCACCGCCGACGAGGCGCTCACCATGCTGGCCAGCCGCGGCGGCGACGTCCGCCTGGTCGCGAACCGCTCGAACTCCGGTCGCCCCGACCTGTCCCTGGACCTGACCCTGAACGGTCCGGCCGAGGTGCAGGTGGACGGCCAGACCCAGACCGTCGACGACGGCAGCACCACGGTGGCCGAGGCGCTGGACCACTTGGGCGTCGTGCTGCAGCCGCTTGACCGGGTGTCCGTCACCCGCGCCGCGAACGACACCGTGACCGTCGTGGTCAACCGGGTCGTGGTGCAGGACGTCACCACCACCAGCGAGGTCCCGTTCGGTGCCACCGAGCAGGAGGACCCCTCGCTGTACCAGGGCACGAACAAGGTGACCACCGCCGGCGTCCCCGGCGTGCGCACCCTGGTCGAGCGGGTGACCACGGTGGACGGTCAGGAGACCGCCCGCGAGTCGCTCTCCGACGAGGTGACCCAGGCGCCGGTCGACCAGGTGACGAACGTGGGCACCAAGGTCCGTCCGGCCCCCAAGCCGAAGGCGGCCGCTCCGGCCGCTTCCTCCGCCGGGACCCCCGCCGTCGGCGGCGGCGACGCTGCCGGTCTGAACTGGGGCGCCCTGGCCGCCTGCGAGTCCGGTGGCAACGCGTCCATCGTCTCCGCGAACGGCAAGTACCACGGGCTGTACCAGTTCTCGGTCAGCACCTGGCAGTCGGTCGGCGGGGCGGGTCTGCCCTCCCAGGCGTCCGCCGATGAGCAGACCGCCCGCGCCCAGGCGCTCTACAACCGCTCCGGCGCCGGTCAGTGGCCGGTCTGCGGTTCGCGCCTGTTCGGCTGA
- a CDS encoding TatD family hydrolase — MSRKNRDRGWADAPEALPSPVPDNHTHLESVLGVQAEPGPRTLDDHLGLAASVGVARMVQVGCDLESVAWTDAVLRADAGDPGADGPVPMTTRRGVLLGAIAIHPNEAVLHAGVRETAPDGLDPDPQPWHDTSLADALATVERVARANPRVRAIGETGLDYFRAGERGRAVQREAFRAHIALAKELGLALQIHDRDAHDDVVELLRRDGAPERTVFHCFSGGPALAEVCAQEGWFASFAGPVTFGANDELRAALRVLPVEQVMVETDAPYLTPHPMRGRPNAPYQLPLTVRRIAAELNQDLRTLCETLTRTTERVYGSW; from the coding sequence ATGTCCCGCAAGAACCGGGATCGTGGCTGGGCGGACGCCCCGGAGGCGCTGCCCAGCCCGGTCCCGGACAACCACACCCACCTGGAGTCGGTGCTCGGGGTCCAGGCGGAGCCCGGTCCGCGCACCCTGGACGACCACCTGGGGCTCGCGGCGTCGGTCGGTGTGGCCCGGATGGTGCAGGTCGGGTGTGATCTGGAGTCGGTGGCCTGGACCGACGCGGTGCTGCGCGCCGATGCCGGCGACCCGGGCGCCGACGGCCCGGTGCCGATGACCACCCGCCGAGGTGTCCTGCTCGGTGCGATCGCCATCCACCCCAACGAGGCGGTGCTGCACGCCGGGGTGCGGGAGACGGCCCCGGACGGACTCGACCCCGACCCGCAGCCGTGGCACGACACGTCGCTGGCCGATGCCCTGGCCACCGTCGAGCGCGTCGCCCGCGCCAACCCCCGGGTCCGCGCGATCGGCGAGACCGGGCTGGACTACTTCCGCGCCGGTGAGCGCGGTCGTGCGGTGCAGCGCGAGGCGTTCCGGGCCCACATCGCCCTGGCGAAGGAGCTCGGCCTGGCGTTGCAGATCCACGACCGGGACGCGCACGACGACGTGGTGGAGCTGCTGCGGCGGGACGGTGCCCCGGAGCGCACCGTCTTCCACTGCTTCTCCGGCGGCCCGGCGTTGGCCGAGGTCTGCGCGCAGGAGGGGTGGTTCGCCTCGTTCGCCGGTCCGGTGACCTTCGGTGCGAACGACGAGCTGCGGGCGGCGCTGCGGGTGCTGCCGGTCGAGCAGGTCATGGTCGAGACCGACGCGCCGTACCTGACCCCGCATCCGATGCGGGGGCGCCCGAACGCCCCGTACCAGCTGCCGCTCACGGTGCGCCGGATCGCGGCGGAGCTGAACCAGGACCTCCGGACCCTGTGCGAGACGCTGACCCGGACCACCGAACGGGTGTACGGCAGCTGGTAG
- a CDS encoding ubiquitin-like domain-containing protein, whose translation MATPAESAEHARLRSESTHRQDRPNRLVRWGAQAAVLVLAAGATTAFVGLHKTVTVEVDGQPVEVNAFGRTVGQVLASGDISVGEHDLVAPGLDEQVRDGAEIVVRHGRQIDVEVDGEQQTVWTTALTVGEAVDDLGLRDTDTLTSASRSSSVERDAVLRVSTQKTIHLAVDGQVIDGVTSAGTVRDALRDIGLVLNEGDRVSVPLDATATDGLVVMVTRAATSGETVTEAIPFEEQEVEDPTLANGTRKVETAGKAGVRTTTYSTAVIGGAVVERQVVASAVTVEPVTQIVKVGTMEVSANVNVTPGSAQELGKTMAAERGWGDDQFACLLQLWNKESGWRVDAENTSSGAYGIPQALPGSKMASVSADWRTNPATQITWGLNYIAGRYSTPCGAWSASQSKGWY comes from the coding sequence GTGGCCACCCCCGCCGAGTCCGCCGAACACGCTCGACTGCGTTCCGAGTCGACCCATCGGCAGGACCGTCCGAACCGCCTGGTGCGGTGGGGTGCTCAGGCGGCGGTGCTGGTGCTGGCGGCCGGTGCGACCACTGCCTTCGTCGGACTGCACAAGACGGTCACCGTCGAGGTGGACGGTCAGCCGGTCGAGGTGAACGCCTTCGGCCGGACGGTCGGCCAGGTGCTCGCCAGTGGGGACATCAGCGTCGGTGAACACGACCTGGTCGCCCCCGGCCTGGACGAGCAGGTGCGGGACGGTGCGGAGATCGTGGTCCGGCACGGTCGGCAGATCGACGTCGAGGTGGACGGCGAGCAGCAGACGGTCTGGACCACGGCGCTGACCGTCGGTGAGGCCGTGGACGACCTGGGGCTGCGCGACACGGACACGCTGACCTCGGCCTCGCGGTCGTCGTCGGTGGAGCGGGACGCGGTCCTGCGGGTCTCCACCCAGAAGACCATCCACCTCGCGGTCGACGGTCAGGTGATCGACGGTGTGACCAGTGCCGGGACCGTCCGGGACGCCCTGCGCGACATCGGCCTGGTCCTGAACGAGGGCGACCGCGTCTCGGTGCCGCTGGACGCCACGGCCACCGACGGGCTCGTCGTCATGGTGACCCGGGCCGCCACCTCCGGTGAGACCGTCACCGAGGCGATCCCGTTCGAGGAGCAGGAGGTCGAGGACCCGACCCTGGCGAACGGCACCCGCAAGGTGGAGACCGCCGGCAAGGCCGGGGTGCGCACCACGACGTACAGCACGGCGGTGATCGGCGGCGCGGTGGTCGAGCGTCAGGTGGTCGCCTCCGCCGTCACCGTCGAACCGGTCACCCAGATCGTGAAGGTCGGCACCATGGAGGTGTCCGCCAACGTGAACGTCACGCCGGGCAGTGCCCAGGAGCTCGGCAAGACGATGGCCGCCGAGCGCGGGTGGGGCGACGACCAGTTCGCCTGCCTGCTCCAGCTCTGGAACAAGGAGAGCGGCTGGCGGGTCGACGCGGAGAACACCTCCTCTGGTGCGTACGGCATCCCGCAGGCGCTGCCCGGATCGAAGATGGCCAGTGTCTCCGCCGACTGGCGCACCAACCCCGCGACCCAGATCACCTGGGGTCTGAACTACATCGCCGGCCGCTACTCGACCCCCTGCGGCGCCTGGTCCGCCTCCCAGTCCAAGGGCTGGTACTGA
- the metG gene encoding methionine--tRNA ligase has product MSHILSAVAWPYANGPRHIGHVAGFGVPSDVFSRYMRMSGHDVLMVSGTDEHGTPILVQAEQEGVTPQALADRYNRVIVEDLTQLGLSYDLFTRTTTRNHYAVVQEMFRTVHKNGYMVERTTMGAISPSTGRTLPDRYIEGTCPICGYDGARGDQCDNCGNQLDAIDLINPKSRINGETPKFVESNHFFLDLPAFVDALGDWLRSRTNWRPNVLKFSLNLLDDVRPRAMTRDIDWGIPVPLEGWESNPSKRLYVWFDAVIGYLSASIEWARRSGDPDAWQQFWTDPEALSYYFMGKDNITFHSQIWPAELLGYDGGGSKGGAPGPYGKLNLPTEVVSSEFLTMEGKQFSSSRGVVIYVRDMLSRYQPDALRYYISSAGPENQDADFTWADFKRRTNDELVAGWGNLVNRTASMVHKNFGAVPEPGRREPVDEALLAQTTTAFGRVGELIGSHRHRAAIGEAMRMVQEANRYVSETEPWKLKTDPDRLATVLHTTTQAVSDLNTLLSPFLPHSAQQVHEALGGTGTISPLPRIEEVTDLDDPSREYPVITGDYSAVPAWEPRAVVPGTPVAKPTPVFTKLDDDMVEAELDRLRQG; this is encoded by the coding sequence ATGTCCCACATCCTCAGCGCTGTCGCCTGGCCCTACGCCAACGGACCGCGCCACATCGGTCATGTCGCCGGATTCGGCGTTCCCTCCGACGTGTTCAGCCGGTACATGCGGATGTCGGGCCACGACGTGCTGATGGTGTCCGGCACCGACGAGCACGGGACGCCGATCCTGGTGCAGGCGGAGCAGGAGGGGGTCACCCCGCAGGCGCTCGCCGACCGGTACAACCGGGTGATCGTCGAGGACCTGACCCAGCTCGGCCTGTCCTACGACCTGTTCACCCGCACCACCACCCGCAACCACTACGCCGTGGTGCAGGAGATGTTCCGGACCGTGCACAAGAACGGGTACATGGTCGAGCGGACCACGATGGGCGCGATCAGCCCGTCCACCGGGCGCACACTGCCGGACCGGTACATCGAGGGCACCTGCCCGATCTGTGGCTACGACGGTGCTCGTGGCGACCAGTGCGACAACTGCGGCAACCAGCTGGACGCGATCGACCTGATCAACCCGAAGAGCCGGATCAACGGCGAGACGCCGAAGTTCGTCGAGTCGAACCACTTCTTCCTCGACCTGCCCGCCTTCGTGGACGCCCTCGGCGACTGGCTGCGGTCGCGCACCAACTGGCGTCCGAACGTGCTGAAGTTCTCGCTCAACCTGCTGGACGACGTGCGGCCGCGGGCGATGACCCGGGACATCGACTGGGGGATCCCGGTGCCGCTGGAGGGCTGGGAGTCGAATCCCTCCAAGCGGCTGTACGTGTGGTTCGACGCGGTGATCGGCTACCTGTCCGCCTCGATCGAGTGGGCCCGGCGCAGCGGCGACCCGGATGCCTGGCAGCAGTTCTGGACCGATCCCGAGGCGTTGTCCTACTACTTCATGGGCAAGGACAACATCACCTTCCACTCCCAGATCTGGCCGGCCGAGCTGCTCGGCTACGACGGTGGCGGGTCGAAGGGTGGCGCCCCGGGTCCGTACGGGAAGCTGAACCTGCCCACCGAGGTCGTCTCCAGCGAGTTCCTCACGATGGAGGGCAAGCAGTTCAGCTCCAGTCGGGGCGTGGTCATCTACGTGCGCGACATGCTGTCCCGCTACCAGCCGGACGCGCTGCGGTACTACATCTCCAGCGCCGGACCGGAGAACCAGGACGCGGACTTCACCTGGGCCGACTTCAAGCGGCGCACCAACGACGAGCTGGTCGCGGGCTGGGGCAACCTGGTGAACCGGACCGCGAGCATGGTGCACAAGAACTTCGGTGCGGTGCCGGAGCCCGGTCGCCGCGAGCCGGTGGACGAGGCGCTGCTGGCCCAGACCACCACCGCCTTCGGCCGGGTCGGCGAGTTGATCGGCAGCCACCGGCACAGGGCGGCGATCGGCGAGGCGATGCGGATGGTGCAGGAGGCCAACCGCTACGTGTCCGAGACCGAGCCGTGGAAGCTGAAGACCGACCCGGACCGGCTGGCCACCGTGCTGCACACAACGACGCAGGCGGTCAGCGACCTGAACACCCTGCTGTCGCCCTTCCTACCGCACTCCGCGCAGCAGGTGCACGAGGCCCTGGGCGGCACCGGCACCATCTCCCCGCTGCCCCGGATCGAGGAGGTCACCGACCTCGACGACCCGAGCCGCGAGTACCCGGTGATCACCGGGGACTACTCGGCGGTCCCGGCGTGGGAGCCGCGTGCCGTGGTGCCCGGCACCCCGGTGGCGAAGCCGACCCCGGTGTTCACCAAGCTGGACGACGACATGGTCGAGGCCGAGCTCGATCGCCTGCGTCAGGGCTGA